A genomic segment from Gracilimonas sediminicola encodes:
- the hisC gene encoding histidinol-phosphate transaminase, translating to MSKQINIDALVRENIRNLKPYRSARDDFDRGILLDANENSMGAPFEDDLELNRYPMPYQEELREKIAAFRDVHKENVFVGVGSDEAIDLLFRVFCIPGKDRVIVNPPTYGMYKVSANINDVQVDEVLLTEGFQLQPENILDAVQPETKIIFICSPNNPTANSMNISDVVRVLEGFNGIVVVDEAYIDFSRQGSLANNLNDFPNLVVLQTMSKSFGLAGIRLGIALANPEVISYMMKVKAPYNVNKLTSKKAIQAFSNLGNITTNIKSILKERERVINKLIKYEAVDYVYPTDANFILFKIKNAMDVYKKMAEEGVIIRYRGNEPHCEDCLRLTIGTQAENDRFFEALDKIK from the coding sequence ATGAGCAAACAAATAAATATTGACGCCTTAGTACGGGAAAACATCCGAAACCTGAAGCCTTATCGAAGTGCACGGGATGATTTTGACCGGGGAATTTTGCTGGATGCAAACGAAAACAGTATGGGAGCTCCTTTTGAGGACGATTTGGAGCTAAACCGTTACCCGATGCCGTACCAGGAGGAGTTGCGGGAAAAAATAGCAGCCTTCCGAGATGTTCATAAAGAGAATGTATTTGTTGGAGTAGGCAGCGATGAAGCCATTGATTTGTTGTTCCGGGTGTTTTGTATCCCCGGAAAAGACAGGGTGATTGTAAACCCGCCAACGTACGGAATGTATAAAGTATCGGCAAACATCAATGACGTTCAGGTAGATGAAGTGCTGCTGACCGAGGGATTTCAGCTTCAGCCGGAAAATATTCTGGATGCGGTTCAGCCCGAAACAAAAATCATATTTATTTGTTCGCCCAACAACCCAACGGCAAACAGCATGAATATTTCGGATGTGGTGAGGGTGCTGGAAGGTTTTAACGGAATTGTGGTGGTAGATGAAGCCTATATCGACTTCAGCAGGCAGGGGAGTCTGGCCAATAACCTGAATGATTTTCCAAATCTCGTAGTGTTGCAAACCATGTCTAAATCGTTTGGCCTGGCGGGAATCAGGCTCGGAATTGCACTGGCCAACCCGGAGGTAATATCATACATGATGAAGGTGAAGGCTCCCTATAACGTGAATAAGCTGACCTCAAAAAAAGCAATACAGGCCTTTTCCAACCTGGGGAATATCACTACAAATATTAAGTCCATTTTGAAAGAAAGGGAGCGGGTCATCAACAAGCTGATTAAGTATGAGGCCGTTGACTATGTGTACCCGACCGATGCGAACTTCATTCTCTTTAAGATTAAAAATGCCATGGATGTGTATAAAAAAATGGCTGAAGAAGGGGTTATCATTCGATACCGGGGAAATGAACCTCATTGCGAAGACTGTCTGAGGCTGACCATTGGAACTCAGGCAGAAAACGACCGGTTTTTCGAAGCCTTAGATAAGATTAAATAG
- the hisD gene encoding histidinol dehydrogenase: MRTYNYSDLEPVQLTELLKRPKIDFASIFGTVQPIINEVENDGDEAVRRFTHKFDGVDLDEVCFNPMKQEVSLSKEAKEAIDTAFDNIYAFHKAQVPAPLEVETMPGVRCMKVARPIERVGFYVPGGTAVLPSTAMMLTIPAMIAGCSTKVLATPPRKDGSIAPEIIYIAQKAGVETILKAGGAQAVAAMAVGTESVPKVDKIFGPGNQYVTAAKMILQNSEAQISIDMPAGPSEVLVIADEQANPAYVAADLLSQAEHGQDSQVVLVATAAFDLKKLEQELEDQLQELPRKDIAKEALEHSFILKVEDLNQAFDFSNEYAPEHLIVNVGEAESHTEKITNAGSVFLGQFTPESVGDYASGTNHTLPTYGYARMYSGVNLAAFQKSVTMQVLSEEGLKNLGPTVEKLAELEELQAHKNAVSIRLKDIQ; this comes from the coding sequence ATGAGAACTTATAACTATAGTGATTTAGAACCGGTACAACTCACGGAGCTGCTGAAGCGACCGAAGATTGACTTCGCCTCTATTTTTGGTACGGTTCAGCCTATCATCAATGAAGTTGAAAACGATGGGGATGAAGCGGTCAGAAGGTTTACCCATAAGTTTGATGGGGTAGATTTGGATGAGGTCTGTTTCAACCCGATGAAGCAGGAAGTATCGTTATCAAAAGAAGCAAAAGAGGCTATTGATACGGCATTCGACAATATTTATGCCTTCCATAAAGCGCAGGTTCCGGCTCCGTTAGAAGTTGAAACCATGCCGGGCGTACGATGCATGAAGGTGGCGAGACCTATCGAACGGGTAGGATTTTATGTGCCGGGTGGAACGGCGGTATTACCATCAACAGCTATGATGCTGACCATCCCCGCTATGATTGCCGGTTGTTCTACTAAAGTGCTGGCAACTCCACCCCGAAAAGACGGTAGCATAGCTCCTGAAATTATTTATATCGCACAAAAAGCCGGTGTGGAAACGATTCTGAAAGCCGGCGGAGCACAGGCGGTAGCAGCGATGGCTGTCGGTACGGAATCGGTCCCAAAAGTGGATAAGATATTCGGGCCGGGTAATCAGTATGTGACGGCTGCAAAAATGATTCTACAAAACTCGGAAGCTCAAATCAGTATTGATATGCCGGCCGGTCCTTCTGAAGTATTGGTAATAGCAGATGAGCAGGCAAATCCGGCTTATGTTGCCGCAGATCTGCTTTCGCAGGCCGAGCATGGCCAAGACAGCCAGGTTGTGTTGGTTGCCACGGCTGCTTTTGATCTGAAAAAACTGGAACAGGAATTGGAAGATCAGCTGCAGGAACTTCCACGAAAAGACATTGCCAAAGAAGCCCTCGAACATAGCTTTATACTTAAGGTAGAGGATCTGAATCAGGCCTTTGACTTCTCAAATGAATATGCTCCTGAACATTTAATTGTGAATGTGGGAGAAGCAGAAAGTCATACAGAAAAGATTACCAATGCCGGTTCTGTTTTTCTGGGGCAGTTTACGCCGGAAAGCGTAGGTGATTATGCATCGGGAACCAATCACACCCTGCCTACCTATGGGTATGCGCGGATGTACAGCGGGGTAAACCTTGCGGCCTTCCAAAAGTCAGTAACCATGCAGGTACTGAGTGAAGAAGGATTAAAAAATCTGGGTCCCACAGTGGAAAAACTCGCAGAATTGGAAGAGCTTCAGGCACATAAAAATGCTGTAAGTATCCGGTTAAAAGACATACAATAA
- the hisG gene encoding ATP phosphoribosyltransferase: MNRTKDSSTSLRIAIQKSGRLTDKTIDLLEGIGIEFDNYKRNLIVKTRNFDVELLLLRDDDIPEYVQDGVCDLGFVGANETQETGADVTPIRDLQYGKCRLSLAAPKDGEIQSPQDFEGKKVATSYPNLTRRFFEERDINIQIVEISGAVEIAPQLKVADAIVDLVSSGGTLKANGLVELDTILHSQTQLIRTNKELSPGKKELIERFLVRMDGYQKAAKSRYIMMNASTSNVERIKEIIPSMKSPTVMPLADNDMVAIHTVIPLDKFWTVMEELKEAGASDIVMLPIESMIL; encoded by the coding sequence ATGAACAGAACAAAAGATTCTTCTACCTCTTTACGTATTGCTATTCAAAAAAGCGGTCGCCTGACTGATAAGACCATCGACTTACTCGAGGGTATCGGTATAGAGTTCGATAACTACAAGCGGAACCTGATTGTTAAAACTCGAAATTTTGATGTTGAGCTATTATTACTTCGCGATGACGACATCCCCGAGTATGTACAGGATGGCGTGTGCGATCTGGGTTTTGTGGGAGCGAATGAAACCCAGGAAACCGGTGCAGATGTAACCCCGATACGGGATCTTCAATACGGGAAGTGCCGGCTTTCATTAGCAGCACCTAAAGACGGAGAAATTCAGTCGCCACAGGATTTTGAAGGGAAGAAAGTAGCAACGAGCTATCCAAATTTGACCCGCCGTTTTTTCGAAGAACGAGATATAAATATTCAGATCGTTGAAATATCCGGAGCTGTAGAAATTGCGCCTCAGCTTAAAGTAGCCGACGCCATTGTGGATTTGGTTTCCAGCGGGGGCACACTGAAAGCAAACGGACTGGTTGAGCTGGATACTATTCTGCACTCACAAACCCAGCTCATCCGAACCAACAAAGAACTTTCACCCGGCAAAAAGGAGCTGATTGAACGGTTTTTAGTGAGGATGGACGGCTATCAAAAGGCTGCGAAAAGCCGATACATTATGATGAATGCATCCACATCTAATGTGGAAAGGATTAAGGAGATTATCCCTTCCATGAAAAGCCCTACGGTGATGCCGTTGGCGGATAACGATATGGTAGCTATTCATACCGTGATTCCCCTGGACAAATTCTGGACAGTGATGGAAGAACTCAAAGAAGCAGGCGCTTCGGATATCGTAATGCTGCCCATTGAAAGCATGATCTTGTAG
- a CDS encoding OsmC family protein gives MKIDVTWLGKDFHMEAENETDGKIRIDGKNNIGGLEGGLSPMQLLLAGVGGCSAIDVISILEKQKQDLTDLKVEVDADKQKLDAGYSEYKTIHLHFILSGNLDPKKVQRALDLSITKYCSVSKALEKGSEISYDYEIK, from the coding sequence ATGAAAATTGATGTAACCTGGCTTGGCAAAGACTTCCACATGGAAGCAGAAAATGAAACTGATGGAAAAATCCGCATTGATGGCAAAAATAATATTGGCGGACTCGAAGGTGGATTAAGCCCCATGCAATTGTTGCTGGCTGGTGTCGGCGGGTGCAGTGCTATTGACGTAATATCGATCCTCGAAAAGCAAAAACAAGACCTCACCGATCTTAAAGTAGAAGTGGATGCCGACAAACAAAAGCTGGATGCCGGTTATTCTGAGTATAAGACCATACACCTGCATTTTATCCTGTCCGGGAATCTGGATCCCAAAAAAGTTCAGCGTGCCTTAGATTTGTCCATCACCAAATACTGCTCGGTTTCCAAAGCACTGGAGAAAGGCTCCGAAATTAGCTACGACTACGAAATCAAATAA
- a CDS encoding M20/M25/M40 family metallo-hydrolase gives MKKSLLLLAALLVISLGCTTQQQQATLDTEQLIEDLRVISSDEMEGRRAGTEGNRKAREYLVQRFEEEGAQPFQNSFTHEFTFTNRSGEEMTGVNVIGQIKGKTDSVMVITAHYDHLGIRDSLIYNGADDDASGTAALLAYIDYFSQTQPNHTLVFAAFDAEEMGLQGARAFVEDSVFLEKVKLNINLDMIAQNDSNEIYAVGTFHYPELKPVLENVETGEINLLFGHDNPDSGLDDWTYASDHGPFHQKGVPFVYFGVADHEHYHRHTDDFETIPQEFYKSTVRMIRNAIVAFDEQ, from the coding sequence ATGAAGAAATCACTGCTTTTATTAGCTGCATTATTAGTAATCAGCCTGGGCTGTACCACTCAGCAACAGCAAGCAACGTTAGATACTGAACAGCTTATTGAAGATCTTCGGGTGATTTCTTCCGATGAGATGGAAGGCCGGCGTGCCGGAACGGAAGGAAACCGCAAGGCCCGGGAATACCTGGTGCAACGATTTGAAGAGGAGGGAGCTCAGCCATTTCAGAATTCCTTTACCCATGAGTTCACCTTTACTAATAGAAGCGGCGAGGAGATGACCGGAGTGAACGTCATTGGCCAAATCAAAGGAAAGACGGATTCAGTGATGGTGATTACCGCTCATTATGATCACCTTGGTATTCGTGACAGCCTGATCTATAACGGAGCGGATGACGACGCTTCGGGCACGGCAGCTCTGCTGGCTTACATCGATTACTTTAGCCAGACACAGCCCAATCACACCTTGGTGTTTGCAGCTTTTGATGCCGAAGAGATGGGATTACAGGGAGCAAGAGCTTTCGTGGAGGATTCTGTTTTCCTTGAAAAAGTGAAACTGAACATCAACCTGGATATGATTGCGCAAAATGATTCAAATGAGATCTATGCGGTTGGTACTTTTCATTATCCGGAACTGAAACCGGTATTAGAGAATGTGGAAACCGGTGAAATCAATTTACTATTTGGCCACGATAACCCTGACAGCGGACTGGATGACTGGACCTATGCATCAGATCACGGACCATTCCATCAAAAAGGGGTTCCGTTTGTGTACTTCGGGGTGGCAGATCATGAACACTATCATCGCCATACGGATGACTTCGAAACCATTCCTCAGGAATTTTATAAAAGCACTGTTCGAATGATACGGAATGCCATTGTGGCTTTTGATGAGCAGTAG
- a CDS encoding acetamidase/formamidase family protein, with the protein MFVNTGCVEVDMEKESTTQAPEVDFELTSDQTHNRWSSAIEPVLTVPSGSVIKVGTEEASDQQLDVNSTLEDLANLSFDPIHPLTGPVYVENAEPGDVLKVTLHKIEMGDWGWTAIVPGFGFLADEFTEPYLKTFELGKDKKTAKFSENIEIPLKPFPGVMGVAPDTEEMLSTIPPRENGGNMDDPNITEGSVVYFPVLVEGALFSIGDTHAAQGHGEVCGTAIEAPMNIIYEVEVIKGGRTISEPQYETDDYYAVTAFATTIDEAARKATRYMIDFLEEEKGMDRQDAYALCSLAGDLKIAEVVDVPHMLVSMHIPKDIFK; encoded by the coding sequence ATGTTTGTCAACACAGGTTGTGTGGAAGTAGATATGGAAAAGGAGTCAACAACTCAGGCTCCTGAAGTTGATTTTGAGCTTACATCCGATCAAACACATAACCGCTGGAGCAGCGCCATTGAACCGGTGTTGACGGTTCCATCAGGTTCAGTCATAAAAGTTGGAACTGAAGAAGCTTCTGATCAACAGCTGGATGTAAATTCTACCTTAGAAGATTTAGCCAATTTGAGTTTTGATCCCATTCATCCGCTAACCGGCCCCGTGTATGTGGAGAATGCCGAGCCCGGAGACGTCCTTAAAGTAACCCTTCACAAAATTGAGATGGGCGATTGGGGCTGGACCGCCATCGTGCCCGGTTTTGGATTTTTGGCTGATGAATTCACTGAGCCCTACCTGAAAACGTTTGAGCTGGGTAAAGATAAAAAAACAGCGAAATTTTCTGAGAATATCGAGATCCCGCTAAAGCCGTTTCCGGGAGTGATGGGAGTTGCTCCTGATACCGAAGAAATGCTGTCAACCATTCCTCCCCGGGAAAATGGTGGGAATATGGATGATCCGAACATCACCGAAGGTTCCGTAGTTTATTTCCCGGTGTTAGTGGAGGGGGCCTTATTCTCGATAGGAGATACCCATGCCGCCCAGGGACACGGAGAAGTTTGTGGTACTGCTATAGAAGCACCCATGAATATTATTTATGAAGTGGAGGTGATTAAAGGTGGAAGGACAATCAGCGAGCCACAATATGAGACAGATGACTATTACGCGGTTACTGCTTTTGCAACCACCATTGATGAGGCGGCCAGGAAAGCTACCCGATATATGATTGATTTCTTAGAGGAAGAGAAAGGCATGGATCGACAGGATGCATATGCGCTATGTTCGCTGGCCGGAGACCTGAAAATAGCTGAGGTGGTGGATGTGCCTCATATGTTGGTTTCTATGCATATTCCAAAGGATATTTTTAAGTAA
- the gap gene encoding type I glyceraldehyde-3-phosphate dehydrogenase — protein MAKIKVGINGFGRIGRMVTRSILTNHKDTIEIVGVNDLTDTKTLAHLFKYDSAQGTYPGDVSVDGDKMTIDGMSFDVSAERDPANLKWGDLGAEVVVESTGFFRDVKSAGKHLEAGAKKVVISAPASGDIQTIVLGVNDEEISDDIEIYSNASCTTNCLAPMAKVLDDNFGLVKGFMTTIHSYTGDQQLVDGPHKDLRRARAAAANIVPTTTGAAKAVGLVLPKLDGKLDGGAVRVPTLTGSLTDFVCEVEKETTAEEVNAAFKAAAEGPMKGILEYADVELVSSDIVGNPHSNIYDSQLTKVDGKLVKIIGWYDNEAGYSARTADLITKIV, from the coding sequence ATGGCAAAAATTAAAGTGGGAATTAACGGGTTTGGCCGTATTGGTAGAATGGTGACCCGTTCAATCCTAACTAATCATAAAGATACAATTGAAATTGTTGGAGTAAATGATCTGACAGATACTAAAACTCTGGCTCATCTTTTCAAATACGATTCAGCCCAGGGCACGTATCCTGGAGATGTTTCTGTAGATGGAGATAAAATGACCATCGATGGAATGAGCTTTGATGTGAGCGCTGAGAGAGATCCCGCGAATCTGAAATGGGGAGATCTTGGTGCAGAAGTTGTTGTTGAGTCGACCGGGTTTTTCCGAGATGTCAAAAGTGCCGGAAAACACCTGGAAGCAGGAGCAAAAAAGGTAGTTATTTCAGCTCCGGCATCAGGCGATATTCAAACCATCGTTCTCGGTGTTAATGATGAAGAGATTTCTGACGACATCGAAATCTATTCCAACGCAAGCTGTACCACCAACTGCCTGGCACCTATGGCCAAGGTACTTGATGACAACTTTGGGTTGGTAAAAGGATTCATGACCACCATTCACTCTTATACCGGTGATCAGCAGTTGGTAGATGGACCGCATAAAGATCTTCGCCGTGCCCGGGCAGCCGCTGCAAACATTGTACCTACTACAACAGGTGCAGCTAAAGCAGTTGGACTTGTGCTTCCTAAGCTGGATGGCAAACTGGATGGTGGAGCCGTTCGAGTTCCAACCCTAACCGGTTCTTTGACTGATTTTGTATGTGAAGTAGAAAAAGAAACCACTGCCGAAGAAGTAAATGCGGCATTTAAAGCTGCTGCCGAAGGACCTATGAAAGGAATCCTCGAGTATGCTGATGTGGAACTTGTTTCTTCTGACATTGTTGGAAACCCACATTCAAATATTTACGACAGTCAGCTTACAAAAGTAGATGGCAAACTGGTTAAAATTATCGGATGGTATGATAATGAAGCCGGCTATTCTGCACGTACCGCTGATTTAATTACCAAGATCGTTTAA
- the pruA gene encoding L-glutamate gamma-semialdehyde dehydrogenase: protein MPDQTLKKYKNETYLDFSDPTNDKAQKKALEEVRSDFGQEYDLYINGEFVKGDAGTFESKNPSNLSETIGTFQMASKDQAFDALDKAWDAFESWQYVSAEKRAEYLFKAADVVRRRRLEINAWMISEAGKSYLEADADTCEAIDFIEYYAHEALRIDDGMDVLSETWGDYNKTIYMPIGAGVSISPWNFPFAIFVGMAVAPIAVGNTVVAKPAPDTPRMGSILTEIFEEVGLPKGVFNFVTGGDIEVGENLAKHPNTRFISFTGSKAVGLHLNKIAAEVADGQKFLKRMVCELGGKNATVVDADADIEKASTEIVKGAFGFQGQKCSASSRVIAHQDIYDELLEKVAEKTKALSIGDAKENHIAGPVINQKAVDKIMSYIEIGKKEGRLVAGGKRAETENEGYYIEPTVFADISEDDRIAQEEIFGPVTAFIKAKDTDDALRIANGVDYGLTGAYFSQDPKKIDRALREYRVGNLYINRKCTGALVGAQPFGGFKLSGTDAKAGGRDYLKYFLEPKSTTLRPADGVDYELEDFEFANK from the coding sequence ATGCCCGACCAGACCTTAAAAAAGTACAAAAATGAGACGTACTTAGATTTTTCTGATCCCACTAACGATAAAGCTCAAAAAAAAGCACTTGAAGAAGTCCGGTCTGATTTTGGCCAGGAGTATGACCTCTACATCAATGGCGAATTTGTAAAAGGTGATGCCGGTACTTTTGAAAGTAAGAACCCATCCAACCTTTCTGAGACTATTGGAACTTTCCAAATGGCCAGCAAAGACCAAGCCTTTGACGCATTAGACAAAGCCTGGGATGCTTTCGAAAGCTGGCAATATGTTTCTGCTGAGAAAAGAGCAGAATACCTGTTTAAAGCAGCCGATGTAGTTCGCCGCCGAAGGCTGGAAATTAATGCCTGGATGATCAGCGAAGCTGGTAAAAGCTACCTCGAAGCCGATGCCGATACCTGCGAAGCCATCGACTTTATCGAGTATTACGCTCATGAAGCACTCCGTATTGATGACGGAATGGATGTATTATCTGAAACCTGGGGCGATTACAACAAAACCATTTATATGCCTATTGGCGCCGGTGTATCAATTTCTCCTTGGAACTTCCCTTTCGCTATTTTTGTGGGAATGGCCGTTGCCCCAATCGCTGTAGGAAATACCGTTGTAGCTAAGCCTGCCCCTGATACTCCACGCATGGGTTCCATCCTCACCGAGATTTTCGAGGAAGTGGGACTGCCAAAAGGCGTATTCAACTTTGTAACCGGTGGCGACATTGAAGTAGGCGAAAACCTTGCCAAGCATCCTAATACCCGGTTTATTTCTTTCACCGGATCTAAAGCCGTAGGTCTTCACCTGAATAAAATTGCAGCTGAAGTAGCTGACGGACAAAAATTCCTTAAGCGAATGGTTTGTGAGCTGGGCGGTAAAAATGCAACGGTTGTGGATGCCGATGCCGATATTGAAAAAGCTTCAACCGAGATTGTGAAAGGTGCCTTTGGGTTCCAGGGACAGAAATGTTCAGCCAGTTCACGAGTAATTGCCCATCAGGACATTTATGATGAACTGCTGGAGAAAGTGGCTGAAAAAACTAAAGCCCTATCTATTGGTGATGCCAAAGAAAACCATATTGCAGGTCCTGTAATCAATCAAAAAGCCGTGGATAAAATCATGAGCTACATTGAGATTGGTAAAAAGGAAGGCCGATTAGTAGCCGGTGGTAAACGTGCTGAAACTGAAAACGAAGGGTACTATATAGAACCTACCGTTTTTGCGGACATTAGCGAAGATGACCGAATTGCCCAGGAAGAAATCTTCGGACCTGTAACGGCCTTCATCAAAGCCAAAGACACCGACGATGCCCTTCGCATTGCCAACGGTGTTGATTACGGACTAACCGGAGCTTACTTCTCACAAGATCCTAAGAAAATTGACCGGGCATTGAGAGAATACCGCGTAGGTAACCTGTACATCAACCGCAAGTGTACCGGAGCCCTTGTTGGAGCCCAGCCATTTGGTGGCTTCAAGCTAAGTGGTACCGATGCAAAAGCAGGTGGACGAGATTACCTCAAGTATTTCCTTGAGCCGAAATCAACCACACTGCGTCCGGCTGATGGTGTTGATTATGAACTCGAAGATTTTGAGTTCGCAAATAAGTAA
- a CDS encoding ankyrin repeat domain-containing protein: MEQSEIFEAAKAGNLEELKKLLKGKSDINETNKSGASALILASEKNHTEVAKFLVEEGADLNIETKMGGTALNRAAENANLELLEYFLEKGAGIGNLALIAASRTGNIEAVKLLVEAGADVDAQQRWGHTALMLAAKEGNTDVVKYLIDEGANVKLRDKNGDTAMMIAMDNEQDDIALILRRAGAKAESKPKKEVAPVTDEDEDVDLDDTPDVDDLVSDDDDAPDDVDLDD, from the coding sequence ATGGAGCAATCTGAAATTTTTGAGGCAGCTAAAGCCGGTAATTTGGAAGAGCTGAAAAAGCTTTTAAAAGGCAAGTCGGACATCAATGAAACCAACAAGAGTGGTGCCTCTGCTCTCATTTTGGCTTCTGAAAAAAATCATACTGAAGTAGCTAAGTTTCTTGTAGAAGAGGGAGCTGATCTGAATATAGAAACCAAAATGGGAGGAACAGCTTTAAACCGTGCAGCTGAAAACGCCAACCTGGAATTGTTGGAATATTTCCTCGAAAAAGGGGCCGGTATTGGTAACCTTGCTTTGATTGCAGCTTCCCGCACAGGAAATATTGAAGCTGTAAAATTATTGGTGGAAGCCGGCGCTGATGTTGATGCCCAGCAACGATGGGGGCACACCGCACTGATGCTTGCGGCAAAAGAAGGTAATACAGATGTGGTGAAGTATTTGATTGACGAGGGCGCCAACGTAAAACTGCGGGATAAGAATGGGGATACGGCTATGATGATCGCCATGGATAATGAGCAGGACGACATTGCACTAATCCTGAGGAGAGCCGGAGCTAAAGCCGAGTCCAAGCCTAAGAAAGAAGTTGCTCCTGTTACGGATGAAGATGAAGACGTTGACCTGGACGATACACCTGATGTGGACGACCTGGTTTCCGATGACGATGATGCCCCCGATGATGTAGATTTGGATGACTAA
- the fmt gene encoding methionyl-tRNA formyltransferase has product MNIVFMGSPEFAIPSLEQIHHSEHTIKAVVSNVDKRRGRGSKKSPTLVKAKALELGLPLIEVDDLSSPQFGTQLKALEADLFVVVAFRILPTSVLNIPKKGSINLHASLLPKYRGAAPIHWAIINGEEETGCTVFFLDEKVDTGNIILQQKTKIGDNETTGELYNRLRDMGSELLLESIHKIDSEDYTLSAQDHSIATPAPKLFRDDCHIDFNKPAADVHNKIRGLSPFPTAWANWNGEKFNMYRSRLGIAANIDPGELLVKDDKLLVGCLDGTVELTEVQLPGTKRLTGEELIRGYDVEGVLN; this is encoded by the coding sequence ATGAATATTGTTTTTATGGGTTCACCTGAATTTGCCATTCCAAGCCTGGAGCAAATTCATCATTCCGAACATACCATAAAGGCAGTGGTAAGCAATGTGGACAAAAGGCGAGGGCGGGGGTCGAAGAAGTCCCCGACACTTGTTAAGGCAAAAGCGCTGGAATTGGGACTTCCTTTAATTGAGGTTGATGACCTTTCATCACCGCAATTCGGAACACAATTGAAAGCACTGGAAGCCGACCTTTTTGTGGTTGTAGCATTTCGCATTTTGCCTACTTCCGTTCTAAATATCCCGAAAAAAGGCTCTATAAACTTACACGCTTCCCTGTTGCCCAAATACCGGGGCGCGGCTCCTATTCACTGGGCTATTATTAATGGAGAGGAAGAGACCGGCTGCACTGTTTTCTTTTTGGATGAAAAAGTGGACACCGGCAATATCATCCTTCAGCAAAAGACAAAAATCGGAGATAATGAAACGACCGGTGAATTGTACAACCGGCTCAGGGACATGGGGAGCGAGTTGCTGCTGGAGAGCATTCACAAAATTGATTCTGAGGATTATACCTTATCAGCCCAGGATCACTCCATAGCTACCCCGGCGCCTAAGCTCTTCAGAGACGACTGCCACATCGACTTCAATAAACCGGCAGCAGATGTTCATAATAAAATCAGAGGCCTGAGCCCTTTCCCAACTGCCTGGGCTAATTGGAATGGAGAGAAGTTCAATATGTATCGGTCGCGTTTAGGGATAGCTGCAAATATTGATCCCGGAGAGTTGTTGGTTAAGGATGACAAGCTGCTTGTCGGGTGCCTGGATGGTACGGTAGAATTGACCGAAGTACAGCTTCCCGGCACAAAAAGACTGACAGGAGAGGAATTAATAAGAGGCTACGACGTTGAGGGAGTGCTGAATTAA
- the def gene encoding peptide deformylase — protein sequence MPILPIVTYDDPVLRKQADEIEEDSPELQTLIDNMLETMYNADGVGLAAPQIGRSIKLFVMDTDSMIEDGEVPYGPMVFINPLILEKRGNKVPLEEGCLSIPEVNDKVFRPETVIIEFFDRDFNKHRLEAGGWTSRVIQHEYDHLEGVLFLDYLSAFKKRMHKKELKEIDEGNKKVKYPVVPKQEEA from the coding sequence ATGCCCATATTACCAATTGTAACGTACGATGATCCGGTTTTACGGAAACAAGCAGATGAAATAGAAGAAGACAGTCCGGAACTGCAAACTCTGATCGATAATATGCTGGAGACCATGTATAACGCTGATGGCGTTGGATTGGCTGCTCCGCAAATTGGCCGGTCTATCAAATTGTTTGTGATGGATACCGACTCTATGATCGAGGATGGTGAAGTTCCTTACGGCCCTATGGTTTTTATCAATCCGTTGATCCTGGAAAAAAGAGGAAATAAGGTGCCACTCGAAGAAGGTTGCCTGAGCATCCCGGAAGTGAACGATAAAGTGTTTCGCCCCGAAACGGTGATCATCGAGTTTTTTGACCGGGATTTTAATAAGCATAGGCTGGAAGCCGGCGGGTGGACTTCAAGAGTAATTCAGCATGAATATGATCATCTTGAAGGAGTGCTATTTCTGGATTACCTGAGTGCCTTCAAAAAAAGAATGCACAAAAAAGAGCTTAAAGAGATTGATGAAGGCAATAAAAAGGTAAAATACCCGGTAGTCCCCAAACAGGAAGAAGCATAG